Genomic DNA from Comamonas resistens:
TGATCACATTGCCTGCGCGGATTTCTTGAGCGATTTTCATGGCTTGCTTGCGTTTGAAAGGTTGGAGCCGCTCTACACGGCAGGCAAGCTGTTCGCAATGGTTGCGCGGAGCAACGCATCAAAAGTGCGGCGGCGGGGCCTGCCGCGTGTACCGCGGCGGGGCGCGACCCTGAAGGCTTGACCGTCCGGCTGACCAGTCGCGAAGCCCTCAGAGAGGCAAAACGTCGATTTTAGCTTTTTTCGGCGACAAAAGCTTGAAGCTGCGCAATCAGCTCGGTTTGTTCCATCAATCTGGCTTGCCCAGCCCTGATGCAGCGGGTCCATTCATCAAGCATTTCGCGTGTGAGCAAAGGCAATGTTTGCGGTGCGGTCATGCCATTCCAGGCGTGGTGAAAGCGCCTGAGGCTGTCCGGGGCCTGGAGCCAGTCGAGAAAGGCATTCAGCTTGTCGTGATGGGCGTTGTCATGCTGGGGGTAGATATGCCAGACCATGGGCTGGCCCGCCCAGAGCGCGCGTACCAGCGAATCTTCCCCGCGCACCAGGTTCAGGTCGCAGCCCCAGAGCATTTCATCGAACTGGGGCTGAGGGCAGGGCTGCAGATACTGCGCTGGCAACTGTGCAGTTGGCGGCAATGTCTGCATGGCAGCCGTGGCCCGGCCTGGCGTGACCAGCAGGCGGGGCTTGAGATCGTTGGGTGCCACCAGTTGGTCGAGCAATTGGGGCAGGGCGGCTGGCTCGTAACAGAACAGCGAGATGCCGCACTCACCAGGCTGTACGCCATGGCGGGTGCGCCACTGCGGGCGGACTGCGGCGAAATCCTGCTGACGTTGGCTCAGGTCCTGTTCACGGACCAGCGAACCTGTGGCGCTGGTAAAACCTGGATAGAAAAACCAGCGCGTCAGCCCTGACGCCGGGCCGCTCATGATGCGAGATGGCAGGCGGTGGCAGCGCTCCACATAGTCCTCGGCAGACAGGTATTCAAGATTGATCCAGACCGGTGGCTGGCCTTGCGCGGCCTTGGCTGCGATGGCGCTGACAAAGGGGCTGGGAATCTCGCAGCCAAAGGCCTCGATCACCACATCGCCGATGGAAGCAGGCACATCCGCAGCTTGCGCAGGCCAGTCATGCACGCTGAGGCCCCGAGGCCAGGGCTGTGGGGCCATCCATTGCAGGGCGCTGGCGTCGTCCATCCACAGACGCACGTTCTGGCCGCGTGCGACCAGTTCTGCAGCCGTGCGCCAGCACACGCCCACATCGCCAAAGTTGTCGATGACCTGGCAAAAAATATCCCAGCTCAGTGGCGGATGCGAAGCAGCATCGGGGGCTTCTGGCAGCGGTACAAAATCCAGCATGGTGTCGGTTCTTCAGATATTTTTCAGAGGTTCGTCGGGCTGACACAGATGCTCGGCCAGCAATTGGGCCACGGGCGAGAGAGAGTCTTGCGAACGAACGCACAGCATGAGCTGGCGATCAGCCCAGCTTTCATCCAGGCGTATGCAGTGCAGCGGCAGTGTGCCCATGTAGATGCGTGCGCTGCCTTCGGGAAGAATGCCCAGCCCCAGGCCTGCGGCGACCATCAGGCATAGCGCGTCATAGCCGGTGACCTTCATGCGCAAACGTGGCTGCAGGCCTTGGTCGGCAGCCGAGCGGGTGATCAGATGGTTGAGCGCGCTGTCGGCATGCATGCCTATCAGGTCATGCTCCACGACCTGCTCCAGCTTCAGGCTGCGCTTGCGTGCCAACGGGTGCGATTGCGGCACGACCACTGCCAGCCGGTCACATCGGTAGGGGCGCAGAGTGACCCGGCTGCCATAGCTGCCGCGGTTGAGCAGTCCGATATCTGCCTCGTTGTCGGCTACGGCGCGCGCGATATCGGTGCTCACGCGCTCCTGCAGGCGCACATCCACATGGGGGTGTTGGTTCATAAAGCTTTGCAACTGCGCGGGAAGAAACTGCGTGATGCTGGAAATATTGGCCATCACCCGCACATGGCCGCGCAGGCCTTGTTCGCCGCCCTGGGCGTAGTCCCGCATCTGGGTGGCGATGCCGTCCATCTCGTTGAGCACGCCGCGCGCCATGTTCAGCAGTGCATAGGCGGCGGCCGTGGGCTGACTGCCCCGGTTGCTGCGGGTGAACAGCTCCACCTGCAGCTGCTCTTCCAGCTCGGCCAGGCGGCGGC
This window encodes:
- the earP gene encoding elongation factor P maturation arginine rhamnosyltransferase EarP; translated protein: MLDFVPLPEAPDAASHPPLSWDIFCQVIDNFGDVGVCWRTAAELVARGQNVRLWMDDASALQWMAPQPWPRGLSVHDWPAQAADVPASIGDVVIEAFGCEIPSPFVSAIAAKAAQGQPPVWINLEYLSAEDYVERCHRLPSRIMSGPASGLTRWFFYPGFTSATGSLVREQDLSQRQQDFAAVRPQWRTRHGVQPGECGISLFCYEPAALPQLLDQLVAPNDLKPRLLVTPGRATAAMQTLPPTAQLPAQYLQPCPQPQFDEMLWGCDLNLVRGEDSLVRALWAGQPMVWHIYPQHDNAHHDKLNAFLDWLQAPDSLRRFHHAWNGMTAPQTLPLLTREMLDEWTRCIRAGQARLMEQTELIAQLQAFVAEKS
- a CDS encoding LysR family transcriptional regulator, which translates into the protein MKLDPITLRLFVAVMEESAIARAAAREHIAPSAASRRLAELEEQLQVELFTRSNRGSQPTAAAYALLNMARGVLNEMDGIATQMRDYAQGGEQGLRGHVRVMANISSITQFLPAQLQSFMNQHPHVDVRLQERVSTDIARAVADNEADIGLLNRGSYGSRVTLRPYRCDRLAVVVPQSHPLARKRSLKLEQVVEHDLIGMHADSALNHLITRSAADQGLQPRLRMKVTGYDALCLMVAAGLGLGILPEGSARIYMGTLPLHCIRLDESWADRQLMLCVRSQDSLSPVAQLLAEHLCQPDEPLKNI